In Herbaspirillum sp. WKF16, one genomic interval encodes:
- a CDS encoding MerR family transcriptional regulator, producing the protein MTTSMTIAQAAAATGLSVHTLRYYERIGLLDPVERRDNSHRRYTQEDLNWIGFLLKLKSTGLPVRAMLRYAELRRLGNSMESVTERKAILLDHTLSVQHTLAELQSNLAALHHKIALYGEMEKEAMAQSAPAPRKSGRKTALSDPRTDAAAMQPAGAN; encoded by the coding sequence ATGACGACCTCCATGACCATCGCCCAGGCCGCAGCGGCCACCGGCCTGTCGGTGCATACGCTGCGCTACTACGAACGGATCGGCTTGCTCGATCCGGTCGAGCGGCGCGACAACAGCCACCGGCGCTACACGCAGGAAGACCTGAACTGGATCGGTTTCCTGCTCAAGCTGAAGTCCACCGGCCTGCCGGTACGGGCGATGCTGCGCTACGCCGAGCTGCGCCGCCTGGGCAATAGCATGGAGAGCGTCACGGAACGGAAGGCGATCCTGCTGGATCACACGCTTTCCGTACAACACACGCTGGCGGAACTGCAAAGCAACCTGGCCGCGCTGCATCACAAGATCGCCCTCTACGGCGAGATGGAAAAGGAAGCCATGGCGCAATCCGCGCCCGCGCCGCGCAAGAGCGGCCGCAAGACAGCGCTGTCCGATCCGCGAACCGATGCAGCAGCCATGCAACCCGCCGGCGCCAACTGA
- a CDS encoding 2-keto-4-pentenoate hydratase, with amino-acid sequence MNIHAATQLLLDARNSGVVLDWRRLAVGDAATAYAVQDAQLLQLGPVGGWKVGSKGDGAEPACSPLPASCVLASGALLAGPQWRLRGLEVELALRVGRDFDPGDTLPAREELQGVFDAVMPAIEVVETRLGKLPCDNPWAAMADLQCHGALVIGAARPMPATVLELRDVLASLSIDGREEVRARGGNPADLWPTLSWLARHCALRGMPWKKGQVVTTGSCTGLHNARSGTLVEARLEGVGAVSLRFAG; translated from the coding sequence ATGAATATCCACGCCGCCACCCAACTTCTGCTGGACGCCCGCAACAGCGGCGTCGTACTCGACTGGCGTCGCCTGGCGGTGGGCGACGCCGCCACCGCCTACGCGGTGCAGGACGCGCAATTGCTGCAGCTGGGGCCGGTGGGCGGCTGGAAGGTGGGCAGCAAGGGCGATGGCGCGGAGCCGGCCTGTTCGCCGCTGCCGGCATCTTGCGTGCTGGCCTCCGGCGCCCTGCTGGCGGGGCCGCAGTGGCGGTTGCGCGGACTGGAAGTGGAGCTGGCCCTGCGCGTGGGGCGCGATTTCGATCCCGGCGATACGCTTCCGGCGCGCGAAGAATTGCAGGGCGTATTCGACGCCGTGATGCCGGCCATCGAAGTGGTCGAGACGCGCCTGGGCAAGCTGCCTTGCGACAATCCCTGGGCCGCGATGGCCGACCTGCAATGCCATGGCGCGCTGGTGATCGGCGCGGCGCGGCCGATGCCGGCCACGGTGCTGGAACTGCGCGACGTGCTGGCCAGCCTGTCGATCGATGGGCGCGAGGAGGTGCGCGCTCGCGGCGGCAATCCGGCCGACCTGTGGCCGACCCTTTCGTGGCTGGCGCGCCATTGCGCGCTGCGCGGGATGCCGTGGAAGAAGGGCCAGGTCGTCACCACCGGCTCATGCACCGGTTTGCATAACGCCCGTTCGGGCACGCTGGTGGAGGCGCGGCTGGAGGGCGTGGGCGCGGTCTCGCTGCGCTTCGCCGGCTGA
- a CDS encoding LysE family translocator: protein MTALSLNYTTLALFSLVAVATIATPGPTVLLALSNGARMGVRRAIPGMLGALASDFVLVASVAVGLGALLAASEFWFAVVKWVGAAYLAWIGLRMLRSQGSLNLDAMPDDRRAGARKVFMKSFLVAVTNPKGYLFCSALLPQFIDSAAPQAPQYVAIGLLFAAIDFLIMFAYALIGARAVSLLRRRAILWMDRTCGAVLLALAGSLAFYRRGS from the coding sequence ATGACCGCCCTGAGCCTCAACTACACCACCCTCGCCCTGTTCTCACTGGTCGCGGTGGCCACCATCGCCACGCCCGGACCGACCGTGCTGCTGGCGCTGTCCAACGGCGCGCGCATGGGCGTGCGCCGCGCCATCCCCGGCATGCTGGGTGCGCTGGCGTCGGATTTCGTGCTGGTGGCGTCGGTGGCGGTGGGACTGGGCGCGCTGTTGGCGGCCTCGGAATTCTGGTTCGCGGTGGTGAAGTGGGTCGGCGCCGCCTACCTGGCATGGATCGGCCTGCGCATGCTGCGCTCGCAAGGCAGCCTTAACCTGGACGCGATGCCGGACGACAGGCGCGCCGGCGCGCGCAAGGTGTTCATGAAGTCCTTCCTGGTGGCGGTGACCAATCCCAAGGGCTACCTGTTCTGCTCGGCGCTGCTGCCGCAGTTCATCGACAGCGCCGCCCCGCAGGCGCCGCAGTATGTGGCCATCGGCCTGCTGTTCGCCGCCATCGACTTCCTGATCATGTTCGCCTATGCGCTCATCGGCGCGCGCGCGGTCAGCCTGCTGCGCCGCCGCGCCATCCTCTGGATGGACCGCACCTGCGGCGCCGTCCTGCTGGCCCTGGCGGGATCGCTGGCCTTCTATCGCCGCGGCAGCTGA
- the bla gene encoding class A beta-lactamase has protein sequence MRGRRNFLAMAGLAAGGLVTRAWAADGKASNKTKDSLTFVERMAALEAGVGGRLGVSIVDTSHGGSWGYRADERFPMCSTFKFLAAAAVLKRVDLGEERLERRIVYGREALVPYSPTTGKHVGGEGLSVSALCEAAMTLSDNTAANLLLESMGGPAGLTAFIRTLGDDQTRLDRNEPTLNEAVPGDPRDTTTPAAMTADLRGIVLGNALNAASRTLVTQWLLHNKTGDKRVRAGLPAGWKVGDKTGTGNRGSTNTVGVAWTPGGAPLLFAVYLTETAAAEDKRNGVHSEIGKLIARGLA, from the coding sequence ATGCGTGGAAGAAGGAATTTTCTTGCAATGGCGGGCCTGGCGGCCGGCGGCCTGGTGACGCGCGCCTGGGCGGCCGATGGCAAAGCCAGCAATAAAACTAAGGACTCGCTCACCTTCGTCGAACGCATGGCGGCGCTGGAAGCGGGCGTCGGCGGCCGCCTGGGGGTGTCCATCGTCGATACCTCGCATGGCGGCAGCTGGGGCTATCGCGCCGACGAGCGCTTTCCGATGTGCAGCACCTTCAAGTTCCTGGCCGCCGCCGCGGTATTGAAGCGCGTGGACCTGGGCGAGGAGCGCCTGGAGCGGCGCATCGTCTACGGACGCGAGGCGCTGGTGCCCTACTCCCCCACCACCGGCAAGCATGTCGGCGGCGAGGGATTGTCGGTCTCCGCGCTGTGCGAGGCGGCGATGACGCTGTCCGACAATACCGCGGCCAACCTGCTGCTGGAGAGCATGGGCGGCCCGGCCGGCCTGACCGCCTTCATCCGCACGCTGGGCGACGACCAGACGCGCCTGGACCGCAACGAGCCCACGCTCAACGAAGCCGTGCCCGGCGACCCGCGCGACACCACCACGCCGGCGGCGATGACGGCCGACCTGCGCGGCATCGTGCTGGGCAACGCGCTCAATGCGGCCTCGCGCACGCTGGTCACGCAATGGCTGCTGCACAACAAGACCGGCGACAAGCGCGTGCGCGCCGGCCTGCCCGCGGGATGGAAGGTGGGCGACAAGACCGGCACCGGCAACCGCGGCAGCACCAATACCGTCGGCGTGGCCTGGACGCCGGGCGGCGCGCCGCTGCTGTTCGCGGTCTACCTCACCGAGACCGCGGCCGCCGAGGACAAGCGCAACGGCGTGCACTCGGAGATCGGCAAGCTGATCGCGCGCGGGCTGGCGTGA
- a CDS encoding LysR family transcriptional regulator encodes MYLPLNALRAFEASARHLSFTRAADELNVTQTAVSMQVKNLEERLGAALFRRLPRGLALTDEGLALLPVVAESFGRIGAVLAQFENGRKREVLTLGVVGTFAVGWLMPRLRQFQQSYPFVDLRLLTNNNRVDLAGEGLDYAIRFGDGAWHGTEAERLFSAPAAPMCAPEIAARLRRPVDLAAETLLRSYRSEEWNEWFAAAGAPCPPIRGFVFDSSLTMAEAAAQQAGVALLPVLMFERELRQGRLVCPFETSIALGAYWLTRLKSKQETAAMLAFREWLMAQAGA; translated from the coding sequence ATGTATTTGCCGCTCAATGCCTTGCGCGCCTTCGAGGCGTCGGCGCGCCATCTCTCCTTTACCCGCGCCGCCGACGAGCTCAACGTCACCCAGACCGCGGTCAGCATGCAGGTCAAGAACCTGGAGGAGCGGCTGGGCGCCGCGCTGTTTCGCCGGCTGCCGCGCGGCCTGGCGCTGACCGACGAGGGGTTGGCGCTGCTGCCGGTGGTGGCCGAATCCTTCGGCCGCATCGGCGCCGTGCTGGCGCAATTCGAGAACGGCCGCAAGCGCGAGGTGCTTACGCTGGGCGTGGTCGGCACCTTCGCGGTGGGCTGGCTGATGCCGCGCCTGCGCCAATTCCAGCAGAGTTATCCCTTCGTCGACCTGCGCCTGCTGACCAACAACAACCGCGTCGACCTGGCCGGCGAGGGCCTCGATTACGCGATCCGGTTTGGCGATGGTGCATGGCACGGCACCGAGGCTGAACGATTGTTCAGCGCGCCGGCCGCGCCCATGTGCGCGCCCGAGATCGCCGCACGCCTGCGCCGGCCCGTCGACCTGGCGGCCGAGACCCTGCTGCGCTCCTACCGCAGCGAGGAGTGGAACGAATGGTTCGCCGCCGCCGGCGCGCCTTGCCCGCCGATCCGCGGCTTCGTGTTCGACTCCTCGCTGACCATGGCCGAAGCTGCGGCGCAGCAAGCCGGCGTGGCCCTGCTGCCGGTGCTGATGTTCGAGCGGGAACTGCGCCAGGGACGCCTGGTCTGTCCTTTTGAGACCAGCATAGCGCTCGGCGCCTACTGGCTCACGCGGCTCAAGTCGAAGCAGGAAACCGCGGCCATGCTGGCCTTCCGCGAATGGCTGATGGCGCAGGCGGGCGCCTGA
- a CDS encoding LysR family transcriptional regulator: MIRLDFDERDLRSLRVFCNVAEAGGFAAAEKLLHMSKASISRHVREVEERLGVRLCERGPAGFRLTPEGEVAVKLATGALRSLERIRPEIDAVHGVLSGPLALGVVEHALSHPDCKLPQAIAMLKRRAPNVQPRIEVMTFPELNQALREQRVDIAVRGRYPGEDEFEFLPLFSESHRIYGAIRKESREARGAREPALVYRPHPYVDAVLAAGGYARGPDAGGLEAIALLVATGDYVGLLPTHYAQMIGKRYALRARRGSPSFQHTICAVTDPGRPSTHRSDLFLSILREFHVRSSGAAAAA; encoded by the coding sequence ATGATCCGTCTCGACTTCGATGAGCGCGACCTGCGCTCGCTGCGGGTGTTCTGCAACGTTGCCGAGGCCGGAGGTTTTGCGGCGGCGGAGAAGTTGCTGCACATGTCCAAGGCCTCGATCAGCCGCCACGTGCGCGAGGTCGAGGAGCGCCTGGGCGTGCGCCTGTGCGAGCGCGGTCCTGCGGGCTTCCGGCTCACGCCCGAGGGCGAGGTGGCGGTGAAGCTGGCCACCGGCGCGCTGCGCTCGCTGGAGCGCATCCGGCCCGAAATCGATGCGGTGCACGGCGTGCTGTCGGGGCCGCTGGCGCTGGGCGTGGTGGAGCATGCGCTGAGCCATCCCGACTGCAAGCTGCCGCAGGCGATCGCCATGCTCAAGCGCCGCGCGCCCAACGTGCAGCCGCGCATCGAGGTGATGACCTTTCCCGAACTCAACCAGGCGCTGCGCGAGCAGCGGGTGGACATCGCCGTGCGCGGGCGCTATCCGGGCGAGGATGAGTTCGAGTTCCTGCCGCTGTTCTCGGAGAGCCATCGCATCTACGGCGCCATCCGCAAGGAAAGCCGGGAGGCGCGCGGCGCCCGCGAGCCGGCGCTGGTGTATCGCCCCCACCCCTATGTCGATGCCGTGCTGGCCGCCGGCGGCTACGCACGCGGCCCCGATGCGGGCGGGCTGGAGGCAATTGCGCTGCTGGTCGCCACCGGCGACTACGTCGGCCTGCTGCCGACCCACTATGCCCAGATGATCGGCAAGCGCTACGCGTTGCGCGCGCGCCGCGGCAGCCCGAGTTTCCAGCACACCATCTGCGCGGTGACCGATCCCGGACGCCCGTCCACGCACCGCTCCGACCTGTTCCTGTCCATCCTGCGCGAGTTCCACGTGCGCTCTTCCGGTGCGGCCGCAGCCGCCTGA
- a CDS encoding agmatinase: MEQLTTPPRTGHKTLLYSELVADFTEKSELKSDIAVLGMPFGAAYGPRQYSNDQTNAPQALRELTDRMVRHPSHYDFDIDGPLLQERDDIRFVDCGDVMPDLSKPDDHKRRAEIAVRQILRGGGMPIVLGGDHGITNPVLRGFDEVGPVTLVHIDAHLDWRDEVNGVRDGLSSVIRRASELPFIKHIVQIGLRAQGSGRPADYRAAKEWGADLISAYELHDIGMDAVLARIPDGGNYYLTIDADGLDCAMMPAVDGPAPGGVTFLQARKLIHGLVKKGRVVGMDIVEIQPAKDNASKISCVTAGRLIVNLIGATIRAGYFDKK; the protein is encoded by the coding sequence ATGGAACAACTCACCACACCGCCCCGCACCGGCCACAAGACCTTGCTCTATTCGGAGCTGGTCGCCGATTTCACGGAGAAGTCCGAACTGAAATCCGACATCGCCGTGCTGGGCATGCCCTTCGGCGCCGCCTACGGCCCGCGCCAGTACAGCAATGACCAGACCAATGCGCCGCAAGCCCTGCGCGAGCTGACCGACCGCATGGTGCGCCACCCCTCGCACTACGACTTCGACATCGACGGCCCGCTGCTGCAGGAGCGCGACGACATCCGCTTCGTCGATTGCGGCGACGTCATGCCCGACCTCTCCAAGCCGGACGACCACAAGCGCCGCGCCGAGATCGCGGTGCGCCAGATCCTGCGCGGCGGCGGCATGCCCATCGTGCTGGGCGGCGACCACGGCATCACCAATCCGGTGCTGCGCGGCTTCGATGAAGTCGGCCCGGTGACGCTGGTGCACATCGACGCCCATCTGGACTGGCGCGATGAAGTCAACGGCGTGCGCGACGGCCTCTCCAGCGTGATCCGCCGCGCCTCGGAATTGCCGTTCATCAAGCACATCGTGCAGATCGGCCTGCGCGCCCAGGGCAGCGGCCGGCCGGCCGACTATCGCGCGGCCAAGGAGTGGGGCGCGGACTTGATCAGCGCCTACGAACTGCACGACATCGGCATGGACGCCGTGCTGGCGCGCATCCCGGACGGCGGCAACTATTACCTCACCATCGACGCCGACGGCCTCGATTGCGCCATGATGCCGGCCGTCGACGGCCCGGCGCCGGGCGGCGTGACCTTCCTCCAGGCACGGAAGTTGATACACGGCCTGGTCAAGAAGGGCCGCGTGGTGGGCATGGACATCGTCGAGATCCAGCCGGCCAAGGACAACGCCAGCAAGATCAGCTGCGTGACCGCCGGCCGCCTGATCGTGAACCTGATCGGCGCCACCATCCGCGCCGGCTATTTCGACAAGAAATAA
- a CDS encoding RidA family protein, with amino-acid sequence MAHTRIRKFNTKETYPEQKIDNDLCQAVVARGTTVFLRGQIGQDLDTSESVCIGDVKGQTEQAMKNIDMLLKEAGSKLEHICKVTIYISDPRFREDVYLVVGKWLKGVFPVSTGIVVTAFARPEYLVEVDATAVIPD; translated from the coding sequence ATGGCACATACACGCATCCGCAAGTTCAACACCAAGGAAACCTATCCGGAACAGAAGATCGACAACGACCTGTGCCAGGCCGTCGTGGCGCGCGGCACCACGGTGTTCCTGCGCGGCCAGATCGGCCAGGACCTGGATACCTCCGAGAGCGTCTGCATCGGCGACGTCAAGGGCCAGACCGAGCAAGCCATGAAGAACATCGACATGCTGCTCAAGGAAGCCGGCAGCAAGCTGGAGCACATCTGCAAGGTCACCATCTACATCTCCGACCCGCGCTTTCGCGAGGACGTCTACCTGGTGGTCGGCAAGTGGCTCAAGGGCGTGTTCCCGGTCTCGACCGGCATCGTCGTGACCGCCTTCGCCCGTCCGGAATACCTGGTCGAGGTCGACGCCACCGCCGTCATCCCCGACTGA
- a CDS encoding transporter substrate-binding domain-containing protein, which yields MKRRSLLALISLTAAAACIFSGNAFADDLYNTIMARKSIRVAVPTDYPPYGSVGTDMTPRGYDIDMANLIGKKLGVKVDLIPVTAPNRIAYLQTNKADITISSLGKTAERAKVVDFSIAYAPFFDAVFGTKKVKATTFDELKGKTISVTRGSMQDQELEQMAPGAQVKRFEDNNSTLSAFLAGQVQMFATGTTVAAALQKMNPALDMELKVILANAPCYVAMPRGESTLLAKINMIIREARTDGTIDKFSNTWLGAPAGQLPD from the coding sequence ATGAAACGCCGCTCGCTACTCGCACTGATCAGCCTCACCGCGGCAGCCGCCTGTATTTTTTCGGGCAATGCATTCGCCGATGACCTGTACAACACCATCATGGCGCGCAAGTCGATTCGCGTGGCCGTGCCGACCGACTATCCGCCCTACGGCTCGGTCGGCACCGACATGACGCCGCGCGGCTACGATATCGACATGGCCAACCTGATCGGCAAGAAGCTGGGCGTGAAGGTGGACCTGATCCCGGTGACCGCGCCCAACCGCATCGCCTACCTGCAGACCAACAAGGCCGACATCACCATCTCCTCGCTGGGCAAGACCGCCGAGCGCGCCAAGGTGGTCGATTTCAGCATCGCCTACGCGCCGTTCTTCGATGCCGTGTTCGGCACCAAGAAGGTCAAGGCCACCACCTTCGACGAGCTCAAGGGCAAGACCATCTCGGTGACCCGCGGCTCCATGCAGGACCAGGAGCTGGAACAGATGGCGCCGGGCGCGCAGGTCAAGCGCTTCGAAGACAACAACTCGACGCTGTCGGCCTTCCTGGCGGGCCAGGTGCAGATGTTCGCCACCGGCACCACGGTCGCGGCCGCGCTGCAGAAGATGAACCCGGCGCTGGACATGGAGCTCAAGGTGATCCTGGCCAACGCGCCGTGCTACGTGGCCATGCCGCGCGGCGAATCGACGCTGCTGGCCAAGATCAACATGATCATCCGCGAAGCGCGCACCGACGGCACCATCGACAAGTTCTCCAACACCTGGCTGGGCGCCCCGGCCGGCCAGCTGCCGGACTGA